A single genomic interval of Chloracidobacterium validum harbors:
- the fcl gene encoding GDP-L-fucose synthase, with translation MERQAKIYVAGHRGLVGSSIVRKLQAEGFTNLLLRTRAELDLTRQADVEAFFSAERPDYVFLAAAKVGGILANDTYGGDFIRDNLLIQTHVMEAARQTGVRKLLFLGSSCIYPKFAPQPMPEDCLLTGALEPTNEPYAVAKIAGLTLAKAYRKQYGFNVISLMPTNLYGPGDNFDLSASHVLAALLRKFHEAKVTQSPTVTVWGTGTPRREFLHVDDLADAALFLMRCYESSDLINVGVGEDISIAELAAVIRDVVGYQGDIVYDLSKPDGTPRKLLDVSRLHALGWRARIPLREGIAATYAWYCANHGR, from the coding sequence GTGGAACGACAGGCCAAGATTTATGTTGCTGGACATCGTGGATTGGTCGGCTCGTCCATTGTCCGTAAGCTCCAGGCAGAAGGTTTTACCAACTTGCTGCTACGAACACGCGCCGAGCTGGACTTGACACGCCAGGCTGATGTGGAAGCGTTTTTCTCGGCTGAACGTCCAGACTACGTGTTCCTGGCGGCGGCCAAGGTCGGGGGCATCTTGGCCAATGACACCTATGGCGGCGACTTCATCCGGGATAACCTCTTGATACAGACTCACGTGATGGAAGCGGCGCGCCAAACCGGCGTCCGTAAGCTGCTGTTTCTCGGTTCGTCCTGCATTTATCCCAAGTTCGCTCCACAACCAATGCCGGAAGACTGCCTGCTGACCGGGGCGCTCGAACCGACCAACGAGCCATACGCGGTTGCCAAAATTGCTGGACTCACACTCGCCAAAGCTTATCGAAAACAGTATGGTTTCAATGTTATTTCACTGATGCCAACTAACTTGTACGGGCCAGGCGATAACTTTGACCTCAGTGCCTCGCACGTCTTGGCAGCGCTTCTACGGAAGTTTCACGAAGCCAAAGTGACCCAGTCGCCGACCGTTACGGTGTGGGGCACGGGAACGCCGCGCCGGGAGTTCCTACATGTGGATGACTTGGCGGACGCGGCGCTGTTTCTCATGCGTTGCTATGAGAGCAGCGATCTCATCAACGTTGGTGTCGGTGAGGACATTTCGATTGCCGAGTTGGCGGCGGTGATCCGCGACGTTGTCGGATACCAGGGCGACATTGTGTATGACCTGTCAAAACCCGACGGAACGCCGCGCAAGCTCCTGGATGTGTCTCGCCTGCATGCGCTGGGTTGGCGGGCGCGAATCCCTTTGCGGGAGGGAATTGCCGCAACCTATGCCTGGTATTGCGCCAACCATGGCAGATGA
- a CDS encoding 16S rRNA (guanine(527)-N(7))-methyltransferase RsmG, with translation MPGIAPTMADEFQAGSDAMDGDRPFRRSFTAETDVPAFQTALREVLTVCGVALDTIQIAQLVKHYHLLGETNTYLNLTRLIGPAEAARWHYLDILAALPCFTGNMPTWWVDVGSGGGFPGLPLAVARPAWRLVLAERRAKKAAFLRRCVSELGLTGRVQVHAGEFEPGTALRVLADCGVDVSRETFGLLARAVEDGPKKLPRLLRLSPFVSAAFWLGQADAEALARQRLPGWRVHPLYHLPTGAQRVVSILTRRAD, from the coding sequence ATGCCTGGTATTGCGCCAACCATGGCAGATGAGTTCCAAGCTGGATCGGATGCGATGGACGGCGACCGTCCGTTCCGCCGGAGCTTTACGGCGGAAACGGATGTTCCTGCCTTTCAGACAGCGTTGCGCGAAGTCCTGACAGTCTGCGGCGTTGCCCTTGACACCATACAGATTGCCCAGCTCGTCAAGCACTACCATCTGCTGGGGGAAACCAACACGTACCTTAACCTCACGCGATTGATTGGCCCGGCGGAAGCCGCGCGGTGGCACTACTTGGACATCCTGGCGGCGCTGCCATGTTTCACGGGAAACATGCCGACCTGGTGGGTGGACGTTGGTTCCGGCGGCGGCTTTCCAGGCCTTCCGCTCGCGGTGGCGCGCCCCGCCTGGCGGTTGGTGTTGGCCGAGCGTCGAGCGAAAAAGGCCGCCTTTCTTCGTCGGTGTGTCAGCGAGCTAGGGTTGACCGGGCGAGTTCAGGTGCATGCCGGGGAATTCGAGCCAGGCACGGCGCTCCGGGTTCTGGCGGACTGTGGCGTTGACGTTTCACGTGAAACGTTCGGGTTGCTGGCGCGCGCAGTCGAGGACGGACCTAAAAAGCTTCCTCGTCTTTTGCGCTTGTCGCCGTTTGTCAGCGCCGCTTTTTGGCTAGGGCAAGCCGACGCCGAGGCACTCGCGCGGCAGCGGCTTCCGGGTTGGCGAGTTCATCCGCTCTATCACCTCCCAACCGGCGCGCAACGAGTGGTGTCTATCCTGACCCGGCGTGCTGACTAG
- a CDS encoding ParA family protein produces the protein MGKIIAVANQKGGVGKTTTAINLAASLAVNDQRTLLVDADPQANASSGVGIRRGAVRRTLYHVLILDEPLTNIIQTTELPALYVAPADRNLSGAEVELVSLDDREFVLRRILEGCRAQYDYIIIDCPPSLGLLTINALSAADSVLVPIQCEYFALEGVSELLDTLARIRRSFNPTLAVEGFLLTMFDERTNLSNQVMADLRDFYGKQVFETVITRNIRLAEAPSHGKPIILYDIKSRGANAYLQLAKEVISHDNQKGAWARAERAAS, from the coding sequence ATGGGGAAGATCATTGCCGTTGCCAACCAGAAAGGTGGCGTTGGTAAAACCACTACCGCCATCAATCTGGCGGCAAGTTTGGCCGTTAATGACCAACGGACACTGCTGGTGGATGCCGATCCACAAGCCAATGCCAGCAGCGGGGTTGGTATCCGCCGTGGCGCAGTCCGACGAACGCTCTACCACGTCCTCATTCTGGACGAACCGCTGACCAATATCATCCAGACCACCGAACTGCCGGCGCTTTACGTCGCCCCCGCCGATCGCAATCTTTCCGGGGCCGAAGTCGAGCTGGTCAGCCTCGACGACCGGGAATTTGTGCTGCGGCGCATCCTGGAAGGCTGCCGAGCGCAGTATGACTACATTATCATTGACTGTCCGCCCAGCTTAGGACTCCTCACCATCAATGCCCTGAGCGCAGCCGACTCGGTTCTGGTTCCCATCCAGTGTGAGTACTTCGCGTTGGAAGGCGTTTCCGAACTGCTCGACACCCTGGCGCGCATTCGGCGGAGCTTCAATCCAACCCTGGCAGTTGAGGGTTTCTTGCTCACCATGTTTGACGAGCGAACCAACCTTTCCAACCAAGTCATGGCGGATCTACGGGATTTCTACGGCAAACAGGTCTTTGAAACCGTCATTACCCGCAACATCCGACTGGCTGAAGCGCCGAGTCACGGCAAGCCGATCATTCTTTACGACATCAAGTCGCGGGGGGCGAATGCCTATCTGCAACTCGCCAAGGAGGTCATCTCGCATGACAACCAGAAGGGCGCTTGGGCGCGGGCTGAGCGCGCTGCTTCCTGA
- a CDS encoding ParB/RepB/Spo0J family partition protein — MTTRRALGRGLSALLPERPPQTGEELLELDIERVIPNIEQPRATFHEGRLEELAQSIREHGVLQPIVVRRQGEGFQIIAGERRWRAAQRAGLHRIPAVVRDVPDDRVLELALIENIQREDLTPIEEAQAYRRLMDELGLTQEQAAARLGKDRATIANAIRLLRLPSDIQKLIEERLLSPGHARALLALDSDTLQRRVVESVIERALSVRETERLVKRVLRGEPVILGGVHPTDPNVKFAESKLSKLLGTKVRIVRRGRGGCIEIEYYGTEDLDRLYNRLLRLGDN; from the coding sequence ATGACAACCAGAAGGGCGCTTGGGCGCGGGCTGAGCGCGCTGCTTCCTGAACGCCCGCCGCAAACCGGCGAAGAACTGCTTGAACTCGACATCGAGCGCGTCATTCCCAACATCGAACAGCCCCGCGCCACGTTTCACGAGGGACGACTCGAAGAGCTGGCGCAATCCATTCGGGAACATGGCGTGCTGCAACCCATTGTCGTCCGCCGGCAGGGTGAAGGGTTTCAGATTATTGCTGGTGAACGGCGCTGGCGCGCGGCCCAGCGGGCCGGACTTCATCGCATTCCAGCCGTTGTGCGCGATGTGCCTGATGACCGTGTGCTGGAGCTGGCGCTCATCGAAAACATTCAACGCGAAGACCTGACGCCCATCGAAGAAGCCCAGGCCTACCGGCGACTGATGGATGAACTGGGCCTGACCCAGGAACAGGCGGCCGCCCGGCTGGGCAAGGACCGTGCCACGATTGCCAACGCCATCCGCCTGCTTCGTTTGCCGTCCGACATTCAGAAGCTCATCGAGGAACGCCTGCTCAGTCCCGGACACGCGCGTGCACTGCTTGCGCTGGACAGCGACACCCTTCAGCGGCGCGTTGTAGAAAGCGTCATCGAACGCGCGCTTTCCGTGCGTGAGACAGAACGCCTCGTCAAACGGGTTCTTCGTGGTGAACCGGTCATCCTGGGTGGCGTTCACCCGACCGACCCGAACGTCAAATTTGCCGAGTCGAAATTATCGAAGTTGCTGGGCACGAAAGTACGCATCGTCAGGCGCGGGCGTGGCGGCTGCATTGAGATTGAATACTACGGGACTGAAGACCTGGATCGCCTGTACAACCGACTTCTCCGGCTTGGTGACAACTGA
- a CDS encoding bactofilin family protein: protein MFGKRDDRRPGGLIPKDAEIRGALSFLASITVEGRILGSVSSTDGHLCIGREGCVEGDVLVGSAAIDGEVRGDVYARQRIDIHETGRVIGNVRAPVLTVDAGAHISGQVETVAPEAAKAATRSPTPADLPPKPAESQITT, encoded by the coding sequence ATGTTTGGCAAGCGCGACGACCGACGCCCCGGCGGACTCATCCCCAAGGACGCGGAAATCCGTGGCGCGTTGTCCTTTTTAGCCAGCATCACGGTCGAGGGACGTATCTTGGGCAGCGTTTCTTCAACGGATGGACACCTTTGCATTGGGCGAGAGGGTTGCGTTGAAGGCGATGTTTTGGTCGGCAGCGCAGCAATTGATGGCGAAGTACGCGGTGACGTTTACGCCCGCCAGCGAATTGACATTCACGAAACGGGCCGGGTGATTGGCAACGTGCGCGCACCGGTCCTGACGGTTGACGCCGGCGCCCATATCAGTGGGCAAGTCGAAACCGTAGCGCCGGAAGCAGCGAAAGCCGCTACCCGGTCACCAACACCGGCTGACTTGCCACCGAAGCCAGCCGAAAGCCAGATCACGACCTGA
- the purL gene encoding phosphoribosylformylglycinamidine synthase subunit PurL: MASAPEPTQELVITPELLALHRLTTEEYATIRQLLGRTPTLVELGVFSVMWSEHCSYKSSRLYLKTLPTTGPRVVQGPGENAGILDIGDGWCIAFKIESHNHPSFIEPFQGAATGVGGILRDVFTMGARPVALLNSLRFGFLDAPQSGARNRALLDGVVRGIAHYGNAFGCPTIGGELYFEDCYTLNPLVNAFALGLVRYDQIFLGKATGIGNPVMYVGAKTGRDGIHGATMASAEFDDNALARRPTVQVGDPFCEKLLLEACLEAMRAGCIVGIQDMGAAGLTSSSCEMGARAGTGIDLELSLVPQREAGMTPYEIMLSESQERMLLVADSGREREVQEIFAKWGLSAVVVGRVTDTQRLRVYHHGQLAADIPNRFLTDDAPRYERPAAPPSDWIADDATRTAAREAELNQAFPLAARQVSEPQLKHDLRRLLGSPNLASRHSIYRQYDYMVRTNTIVLPGADAAVIRIKETRKAVAMTLDGNGRYVALEPRRGAALAVAEACRNLVAVGAEPIGLTNCLNFASPERPEVMWQLREAIAGMGEAARAFETPIVSGNVSLYNETEGRGVFPTPVIGAVGLIEDARTVISPRTLTEGEAVYLLGTTDEDLGGTEYIRQRFGIVVGPLPKLDLSAERQLQQCILEGARRRLWTAAHDCSDGGLLVALAELCFSAHGKTMSGLDLELSTLPPTLSHTALLFGETPGRMIVVVAAHQRDAVEALCSDYHVPCQPLGVVRGNRLKLRLDGEIVLDEPVAELEQIWRTALCF, encoded by the coding sequence ATGGCTTCCGCACCTGAACCGACACAAGAGCTTGTCATTACCCCTGAACTCCTCGCCCTCCACCGCCTGACCACCGAAGAGTACGCCACCATCCGCCAGCTTCTCGGGCGGACACCAACGCTCGTCGAGTTAGGGGTTTTTTCCGTCATGTGGTCGGAACACTGCTCCTACAAGTCCTCGCGTCTGTACCTCAAGACATTACCCACCACCGGGCCGCGCGTCGTCCAGGGTCCGGGCGAAAACGCCGGCATCCTCGACATTGGCGATGGGTGGTGTATTGCCTTCAAAATCGAGTCCCACAACCACCCATCCTTCATCGAACCCTTTCAAGGCGCGGCCACGGGCGTGGGTGGGATCCTCCGGGATGTCTTCACGATGGGGGCGCGTCCCGTCGCCCTACTCAACTCCCTCCGCTTTGGCTTCCTTGATGCGCCCCAGTCCGGCGCACGCAATCGGGCGCTCCTGGATGGCGTCGTGCGCGGCATTGCTCACTACGGTAACGCCTTCGGATGCCCAACCATCGGTGGCGAGCTGTACTTTGAGGATTGTTACACGCTGAACCCGCTGGTGAATGCCTTTGCTTTGGGCCTCGTCCGCTACGATCAGATTTTTTTGGGCAAGGCGACTGGGATCGGCAACCCGGTCATGTACGTTGGCGCGAAAACCGGACGCGACGGCATTCATGGCGCCACCATGGCTTCGGCTGAGTTTGACGACAACGCGCTGGCCAGACGCCCAACGGTTCAAGTCGGTGACCCATTCTGTGAGAAGCTCCTACTCGAAGCCTGCCTGGAAGCCATGCGCGCTGGCTGTATCGTGGGCATCCAGGACATGGGCGCCGCCGGGCTGACCTCATCGAGTTGTGAGATGGGCGCACGCGCCGGAACCGGCATTGACTTGGAACTGTCGCTCGTTCCGCAGCGCGAAGCCGGCATGACGCCCTACGAAATCATGCTGTCCGAATCGCAGGAGCGCATGCTGCTGGTCGCCGACAGTGGGCGGGAACGCGAAGTGCAGGAAATTTTTGCCAAGTGGGGACTCTCGGCCGTTGTCGTGGGGCGCGTCACGGATACCCAACGGCTGCGCGTGTATCATCACGGTCAACTGGCAGCCGACATTCCCAATCGCTTTCTGACCGATGACGCGCCGCGTTATGAGCGCCCGGCCGCGCCGCCTTCCGACTGGATTGCCGATGACGCCACCCGGACAGCCGCGCGCGAAGCCGAGTTGAATCAGGCCTTTCCGCTTGCAGCGCGGCAAGTTTCAGAACCTCAGCTCAAGCATGACCTACGGCGGCTGCTCGGCTCGCCGAACCTGGCCTCCCGGCACAGCATCTACCGGCAGTACGACTACATGGTTCGCACCAACACCATCGTGCTGCCGGGGGCGGATGCCGCCGTCATTCGCATCAAGGAAACGCGCAAGGCGGTCGCCATGACGCTCGATGGCAACGGACGCTACGTAGCGCTGGAGCCACGTCGAGGCGCAGCCCTTGCCGTTGCCGAAGCCTGCCGCAACCTCGTTGCTGTCGGTGCCGAGCCGATTGGTTTGACAAACTGCCTCAACTTTGCCTCACCCGAACGCCCGGAAGTCATGTGGCAGCTCCGTGAAGCCATTGCTGGGATGGGCGAGGCGGCGCGCGCCTTTGAAACGCCCATTGTGAGCGGCAATGTCAGCCTCTACAACGAGACCGAAGGCCGGGGCGTTTTCCCGACCCCAGTCATCGGAGCGGTTGGGTTGATTGAAGATGCCCGCACCGTCATTTCACCCCGCACCCTGACTGAAGGCGAGGCGGTGTATCTGCTCGGCACGACGGACGAAGACCTGGGCGGCACGGAATACATCCGTCAGCGATTCGGTATCGTGGTCGGGCCCTTGCCCAAGCTCGACCTCAGCGCCGAGCGGCAGCTTCAGCAGTGCATCCTAGAGGGGGCGCGGCGGCGGCTGTGGACGGCCGCACACGACTGCTCGGACGGAGGCTTACTGGTGGCACTGGCCGAGCTGTGCTTTTCAGCCCACGGCAAGACGATGTCCGGCCTGGACCTGGAGCTTTCAACGCTCCCCCCGACCCTATCCCACACCGCACTTTTGTTTGGCGAGACGCCAGGGAGGATGATCGTCGTGGTCGCGGCGCACCAACGAGACGCGGTGGAGGCGCTGTGCAGCGATTATCACGTTCCCTGCCAGCCCCTTGGCGTCGTTCGCGGAAACCGGCTCAAACTCCGGCTCGACGGAGAAATCGTTCTCGATGAGCCGGTCGCTGAACTAGAGCAAATCTGGCGGACAGCCCTTTGTTTTTAG
- a CDS encoding phosphoenolpyruvate carboxylase, protein MTVPIASSGLADLARAERDFRFLIQCFREVLAETGAAELARDLPVDETQSPGAAGHERFVQACSIVFQLLNMAEENAAAQNRRALEASAGCAAEPGLWGAVLRKLDAQGIAPADIAALLPQIHVEPVLTAHPTEAKRATVLEHHRRLYLLLVKLENSVWTPNERRAIRDDIKRELERLWRTGEIYLEKPTVADELRNVLHYLTTTLPEAIGWLDRRLLDAWDELGLDTGARLAWPGGLPRITFGTWIGGDRDGHPLVTPETTREALLTLRQAALELLRVRLRELASRISLSDRRQSPPPTLTAYLAAAQASQDPALQAALARNPYESWRQAVNVILARLPDGAAQQTYATAEALATDLRLLGAALRAVEARRLCETDVWPLLRLVETFGFHLAVLDVRQNSAMHEQAVAELLQAAGVEADYTAWDEARRCAFWDDELKRARPFAVPGAPLGDAAERVVGALRVLAEHGQRYGWAGLGALIVSMTRATSDLLAVYGLAREAGLAVLTPDGLVCPLPVVPLFETLDDLKRSPSILASFLDHAMTRRSLAWRQSAGQPPVQQVMIGYSDSNKDAGSVASFWGLYRAQQALAAVAETRGVALRFFHGRGGTPSRGAGPTHRFLNALPPKAVSGRLRLTEQGETISQKYANLITATYELELLTAGLLETYALARQSGEQPHPLEPTLDRLSEASVQAYRMLIQTPGFLEFFAHATPIDAIEASRIGSRPARRTGKRTLADLRAIPWVFSWSQARFFLSGWYGLGTALDDLATHHPEAFAQLCHAAMRWYPTRLLLMNAGSQLLLADAAWMRAYAELVPDATVRASVLDLVLAEFERTRRWIEQVFGAPLTERRQRTALSMQLRRAGLTALHQRQIELLAAWRAARSLPDDAQSESLLVDLLLTVNAISSGLKSTG, encoded by the coding sequence ATGACCGTCCCTATCGCTTCATCCGGGCTGGCCGATTTAGCGCGTGCCGAGCGCGACTTCCGGTTTCTTATCCAGTGTTTTCGGGAGGTGCTGGCTGAAACCGGCGCGGCCGAGTTAGCGCGTGACTTGCCCGTAGATGAAACGCAGTCCCCAGGAGCTGCCGGCCACGAGCGCTTTGTTCAGGCCTGCTCGATTGTCTTTCAGTTGCTCAACATGGCCGAGGAAAACGCCGCTGCCCAAAATCGGCGGGCGCTCGAAGCCAGTGCCGGTTGCGCGGCCGAGCCGGGCCTCTGGGGTGCGGTGCTGCGCAAGCTGGACGCGCAGGGAATCGCGCCGGCTGACATCGCGGCCCTCTTGCCTCAGATTCACGTCGAGCCGGTACTCACGGCGCACCCAACCGAGGCTAAACGAGCGACGGTTCTCGAACATCACCGGCGGCTTTACCTGCTGCTGGTCAAGCTTGAAAATTCCGTTTGGACGCCCAACGAACGCCGCGCCATTCGAGATGACATCAAGCGTGAACTGGAACGCCTGTGGCGTACCGGCGAAATCTACCTTGAAAAGCCAACGGTTGCCGATGAGCTGCGCAACGTCCTGCATTACCTGACGACGACATTGCCGGAAGCTATCGGCTGGCTTGACCGCCGTTTGCTCGATGCCTGGGACGAGCTGGGGCTGGATACTGGCGCCCGTCTAGCTTGGCCGGGGGGACTCCCGCGCATCACATTTGGCACCTGGATTGGCGGCGACCGTGATGGCCATCCTCTCGTCACGCCTGAAACGACCCGTGAGGCGCTCCTGACGCTCCGGCAGGCAGCGTTGGAACTGCTTCGCGTCCGGCTGCGCGAGTTGGCGTCCCGCATCAGCCTGTCCGACCGCCGCCAGTCCCCGCCGCCGACGTTGACGGCCTACCTAGCAGCCGCCCAAGCCAGCCAGGACCCGGCGCTTCAGGCGGCATTGGCGCGCAATCCCTATGAATCGTGGCGGCAGGCGGTCAATGTCATCTTGGCGCGCTTGCCAGATGGCGCAGCACAGCAAACCTATGCGACGGCGGAAGCCTTGGCGACTGACCTGCGCTTGCTGGGAGCCGCGCTTCGGGCCGTTGAAGCCCGGCGCCTGTGTGAAACCGACGTGTGGCCGCTCCTGCGGCTGGTCGAAACCTTTGGCTTCCACCTGGCCGTTTTGGACGTACGGCAAAACAGCGCCATGCACGAACAAGCCGTGGCGGAGTTGCTTCAGGCGGCCGGCGTGGAAGCCGACTATACCGCCTGGGATGAGGCGCGCCGCTGTGCCTTCTGGGATGACGAACTCAAACGCGCGCGGCCGTTCGCCGTGCCGGGCGCACCGTTGGGCGATGCTGCTGAACGGGTCGTCGGCGCGCTCCGAGTCCTCGCCGAACATGGTCAGCGGTATGGTTGGGCTGGGCTTGGCGCGTTGATTGTGAGCATGACACGCGCCACATCTGACTTGCTGGCCGTTTACGGACTCGCCCGCGAAGCCGGACTGGCCGTGCTGACCCCGGACGGGCTGGTTTGTCCACTGCCGGTTGTGCCGTTGTTTGAGACGCTCGATGATTTGAAGCGCAGTCCATCTATCTTGGCGAGCTTTCTGGATCACGCAATGACGCGCCGCAGCCTTGCCTGGCGGCAGAGCGCCGGACAACCGCCCGTGCAACAGGTCATGATTGGCTACAGCGATAGCAACAAAGACGCCGGGTCAGTGGCCAGCTTCTGGGGATTGTACCGCGCCCAGCAGGCGCTGGCTGCCGTGGCGGAGACGCGCGGGGTTGCGCTCCGCTTTTTTCACGGACGCGGTGGGACGCCGAGCCGCGGCGCCGGACCGACGCATCGCTTCCTCAATGCGCTCCCACCCAAAGCCGTCTCAGGCCGCTTGCGTCTCACCGAACAAGGCGAGACCATCTCGCAAAAGTACGCCAACCTCATCACGGCGACCTATGAACTTGAGTTGCTCACCGCCGGCCTGCTGGAAACCTATGCGCTGGCGCGGCAGTCCGGGGAACAACCCCACCCACTTGAACCGACGCTGGATAGACTTTCCGAAGCCAGTGTTCAGGCCTACCGAATGCTCATTCAAACGCCGGGTTTTCTGGAGTTTTTTGCCCACGCCACGCCGATTGACGCCATCGAGGCCAGCCGGATTGGTTCGCGGCCGGCCCGGCGAACCGGGAAGCGAACGCTCGCCGACCTCCGCGCCATTCCGTGGGTGTTCAGTTGGAGCCAAGCGCGTTTCTTCCTTTCGGGATGGTATGGCCTTGGCACTGCGCTTGATGATTTGGCGACCCACCATCCAGAAGCGTTTGCCCAACTTTGCCACGCCGCCATGCGGTGGTATCCAACGCGGCTGCTGCTGATGAATGCCGGCAGTCAACTCCTGCTGGCGGATGCCGCGTGGATGCGGGCCTATGCCGAGCTTGTTCCCGATGCGACCGTCCGGGCGTCCGTGCTGGATTTGGTTCTGGCGGAATTCGAGCGGACGCGCCGGTGGATTGAACAGGTCTTTGGCGCGCCGCTGACAGAACGGCGACAGCGAACGGCACTCAGCATGCAGCTTCGGCGGGCCGGGCTAACCGCCCTTCACCAGCGGCAAATCGAACTGCTCGCTGCCTGGCGCGCGGCGCGCAGCTTGCCGGACGATGCCCAAAGTGAATCGCTCCTGGTGGACTTGCTCCTGACGGTCAATGCCATTTCGAGTGGCTTGAAAAGTACCGGTTAG